The window AGTCATCTGCTGCTCCCGCTACGATAGACAATAACGTTGTCCATATAGTTAACCAGGTTGTCTATCATGTCAAGTGACCCCCCGGGCTTCGAGCTACCGCTCCGGCTCCTCATGGGCTTCCGGGTGCTCATCGACGAGCTGCACGCCGAGCTCGCCCGCCAGGGCCATCCCGAGCTGCGGCCCATGCACGGCTTCGTCATGCAGGCCGTCGGCCACGGCACCACCGCGGTGGAGCTCGGCCGCACGCTGGGCGTCTCCAAGCAGGCGGCCGGCAAGACCATCGAGACCCTCGAACGGGCCGGCTACGTCGAACGCGCCGTGGACCCGGCCGATACCCGGCGCAAGCTCGTCCGGCTGACCCCGCGCGGCATCGACGCACTCGGCCGGTCGGCCCGCATCTTCGACACGCTCCGCCGCCGCTGGGCCGACGAACTGGGCGAGGACCGCCTCCGGGCACTGGAGGCCGACCTGCGCAAGGTCACGCCGGCCGACCTCTTCCGCCTCGACACACCCGGCTGGTTCGGCACGCTCTGACGGTGTCAGGCGGCGAGCTGGAGGCCCAGGCCGGTGAGGTTGGTACGGGCCCAGTCGAGCTCCTGTGCCAGCACCGACACCAGGGCCCCCGGCCCCTTGGCCCGCCCCGGCACGACGAGGTTGTGCGTCTCGACCTCGATGTGGGCGTTGCCGCTCACCGCCCCCGACAGCATGGCCGTGAGCGTGTCGTGCAGCACGGCGCCCGTGCTGGACCTCTCGCCGATGTGGTTGTGCACGTGGCCCAGCTTGACCACCGGCGCCCCGGCGGCGGCCAGCCCGCGCAGGGCTTCCCCCGCCTCCTCGGAGCCGCACGCGAGGTGGCAGGCGTCGAGGCAGACGCCCAGGTGCTCGGAGTCGATCCCGCAGACCCGCTCCAGCGCCTGCTCCGTGGTCTCCAGGACGCATCCCGGCCACGGCTCGAACCCGACCCGGATCGTCTTGCCGGTCACGCTGTAGATGCCGCGCAGCTCGCGCGCCAGGCGCTCCAGCCGGCGGGTGGCGATCGCGTGCAGGTCGGCCGGCCAGTCGCGCCGCCAGCCGATGGGGATCGTGGAGATGCTGCCGAACCGCACGTCCTCCGGCAGCAGGAACGCCAGGATCTTGGCCAGCGCCATCGTGTAACGGTAGCGCTCGGGCTTGGCCCAGTCGGGTCCCGGCACCTCCTGGTTGCGGCCGCCGGTGCCGTTGAGGCTGACGACCTCCAGGCCGCGCTCCTCCAGTGAGCGGCGCAGCCGTACGAGCTCGATCCGGTCGGCCGTGAGATGGTCGGCCACGGTCGGCGACAGCCACAGACCGATGCCCATCCGCTCCACCCCGAGCCGCTTGCGCACCGGCACCGCGTAGCGGGTCAGGTGCGCGATCAGGTTCTCCAGGTCCTCGGCAGGGTGAACACCCGCGTTGTAGGCGAGGTGAACGAGCGTTCCGTCGTCGTGACGCAGGCGCATCGGTTTCCTCCACGGCTTGAGCTTGTCGCGTCCCAGCGCCCGTCTCGGGGGTCGCGCGGGACCTGTCGAGCTTGCCCGATCGGGGCGAAGCAGCGCGTCCGCCCTGGGTTGACTGCCGCGTACTCCCCAGGGAGCAGCCTCACCCTAGGTAAATGACCTTGTGGCTTACTTGGGGCAGACTTGGCAGCGCTCTACGCAGTGTAGTACTACCCGGCGTCGCAAATCACCTTCCCGTCCAACGATTCGGCAACGCCGCCCCTCTCCGTGACCGGCCGGACACCGGGAGGGCCGATCATGATCGCGCTTCGCGGACGGCGTAATCGGCCAGGGACGCCTCCAGCAGGCCGGCGACCTGGTGAGCTGAGCGGGTCGCGGCGGCCGCGATCTCCTGGTCGCTCCGACCCGCCGCGACCAGGTCCAGAACGTGCCGGAACAGGGTCCGGTGGGCCGCGGCGAGCACGGCGGCCACGACCCTGGGCGTGAGATCGCCGGGGGCGGCCGAGGTGTCGGCGGCGAGCGCCCGGGCGAGGGCGTCCTCGCGCAGGTCGTGCAGCTCGCGCAGCCGGGAGGCGAGGGCGGGGCTGCCGGCGACCATCCGGGCGAAGCCGGGACCGGAGAAGCCGGCCCCGGGCTCGCGCCGCTCGACCGCGGCCAGGAACTCGCGACGCAGGGCGGCCAGCGCCGACTCGCCCTCCGGCCGGGCGACGACGGCGCGGGCCAGGTCGGCGGTGAAGGTCTCGTGGCAGTCGAGCGCGAGGTCCTCCTTCCGCGGGAAGTAGCCGGCGACGGTCGCCTTGGCCACCCGGGCGGCGGCCGCGATCTCGGCGACGGTCACCGCCTCGAAGCCGCGCTCCAGGAACAGCCGCGTCGCGGTGTCGGAGATCGCCTGGCGGGTCTGCCGCTTCTTCAGCTCCCGGAGTCCCATCGTCACAATCCTCACGATTTCATAGGTCGAACCTAAAATCACTCTTGACATGTTCTTAGGTTGATCCTAAGTTTAGGGAGCACTGCAAGCGAGAGGAACCCCATGAATCTGCGCATCACTCCCACGGCCCACGTGAAGTCCGGCAAGAACCGCGACCAGTACCGCGGACAGATCCGTAGCAACCCCCGTCCCGTCCCGCCCAAGATGCTGCCCGGCAAGAAGGGCCGCTGAGGAGAGACACGCTTGATCATTCCCACCCACCCGAAGAGGGCGCGGCCGTCAGGACCCGGATCCGCGCCGACGACGGGCACCCCGGCCCTCCCCCGCCCACGGCGACCTCACTCCCGCCCTCGCGAGCACGGGCGGGGTGCCCGGACAGTGGGCGGCCGCCTCGTCCCCGAGCACCCCTACCCGGCGGCGCTGGAGGACGTCCTGGCCGCCGACACGGGCTGGACCTGATCGACCGCGCCGTGCCGGAGCACGTCAGCACCGCTTGGCGGACTTCGCCGATGCGGGGCGACGCTGAACCAGCGCACTCCCTGATGACGCGGTGAACCTGATCGGTCCCCCACCCGACTGTGCAGGGTGACGGGAGGACGAGATGACCGATGAGCTGCTGGTGCTACGCGCCCAGCTGGGCGAGCGCGCTGCGGTGGCCGAACTGGTGGCCCGGTGGCGGGTGCCCGTGTGGACGTACGTGCGGCGCATGCTGGACGCCGAACAGGCCGACGACGTGACCCAGGAGATCTGGCTCGCCGTGGTCCGCGGCCTGCCCCGGCTGCGTGACCCCGGCCGGTTCGCGCCCTGGCTGTTCACCATCGCCCGCCGGTCGGTGACCGACCGCCTGCGCGACCAGTACACCCACGGGCACGAGGCGCTCGCCGCCCACGACACGGTCACCGAGGATCCGGTCGAGGCCATGGTGGACCGCGCCGAGCTGGTGAGCGCCCTGGCGGGGCTGCCGGTGCCGGAGCGGGAGATCCTCGTCCTGTTCTACCTGGAGGACCTGCCGGTGGAGGACTGCGCGCAGATCTGCCGGATCCCCACCGGCACGGTCAAGTCCCGGCTCAACCGCGCCCGTCGCCTGCTGCGTGCACACCTGGAGGAGAAGGGACACCGGCCATGACCGAGGAGAGACCGCGCCTGTCGGCGCAGGAGTTGATCGAACGGCTGGAGCCGTCGCTGTCATCGGCCAGGCGCGTCCGGGCCGTGGCGGCGCTGCTGGCCGGGCTGGCCGGCGTGGCGTTCGTGGCCGCGCTGTGGTGGACCGAGCCCGGCCCGCTGCCGAGCCGCACCCACCTGGCGTTCGCGCTGTTCTTCGTGATCTGCCTGGCCTGGACCGGCTACGGCGGCTGGCTGCTGACGCGCCGGGTGCCGCTGTTCGCCACCGACCGGGTGATCGCCGCCTGGATCGGCCTGGCCGCCTCGGTGGCCACCACCACGGTCGTGGCCGCCGTCGCCGTCCAGCGCTGCACCGGCCCGGGGCCGGCGCTGGCCGTCGGGGGCGTGTTCGTCGCGGCGGCGCTGGTGCTGGCCGTACGCGCCCACGCCCGCCGGGCGGCGCTGCTGCGCCGCCTGCGCGAGCTGACCGGCGGGGACACCGGCGGGGACACCGGCGGAGAGAAGGGGTGAACGCGCTGGTCGGGCCACCGGCCGAGCTGGACCCGGCTGGGCGCCGCCTCGCGGAAGCCCGATGGTAGGGGGCCGGACTCGACGCCGCGGAACCGGGCTCGACCCCACCCTGGCCCTGGGCTGAGGCTGGAAAGGCGAAACCCCCGGGTGATCCCTCACCCGGGGGTTTCGGACGGACCTGCGTCGTCAGCGCTGGATCGAGCCGGCGATCGCCGCGGCCGAGTCGGGGACCTGGGTGGGCGCGTTCTCACCGGTGAAGATGAACTTCGCGTTGTCGCCCTCGCCCTCGATGGTGACCTTGACGACCTGCCCCGGACGGAGCTCGCCGTACAGGATCTTCTCCGACAGCGAGTCCTCCAGCTCACGCTGGATGGTGCGGCGCAGCGGACGGGCGCCCATCACCGGGTCGTAACCACGGTCGGCGAGCACCTGCTTGGCCTCGGGCGAGACCTCCAGGCCCATGTCGCGGTCCTTGAGCCGGGCGTCGACCTGGGCGAGCATCAGATCCACGATCTGGATGATCTCGGCCGGCGTCAGCTGGTGGAAGACCACGATGTCGTCGACACGGTTGAGGAACTCGGGCCGGAAGTGCTGCTTGAGCTCCTCCTGCACCTTGGCCTTCATCCGCTCGTAGTTGGACTCGGTGTCGTTGGACTTGGCGAACCCGACCCCGATGCCCTTGGAGATGTCGCGGGTGCCGAGGTTGGTGGTCATGATGATGACCGTGTTCTTGAAGTCCACCACGCGGCCCTGGGCGTCGGTCAGGCGACCGTCTTCCAGGATCTGCAGCAGCGAGTTGAAGATGTCGGGGTGGGCCTTCTCGATCTCGTCGAAGAGGACCACGGAGAACGGCTTGCGCCGCACCTTCTCGGTGAGCTGGCCACCCTCCTCGTAACCGACGTAGCCGGGAGGCGAGCCGAACAGCCGGGAGACGGTGTGCTTCTCCATGAACTCCGACATGTCCAGGCTGATCAGAGCGTCTTCGTCGCCGAAGAGGAACTCCGCCAGCGCCTTGGACAGCTCGGTCTTACCGACACCGGACGGGCCGGCGAAGATGAAGGAGCCACCCGGACGGCGCGGGTCCTTCAGGCCCGCACGCGTGCGGCGGATCGAGCGGGACAGACCCTTGATGGCGTCGTCCTGACCGATGATCCGCTTGTGCAGCTCGTCCTCCATGCGGAGCAGGCGCTGCGACTCCTCCTCGGTCAGCTTGAAGACCGGGATGCCGGTGGCGGTCGCCAGGACCTCGGCGATGAGCTCCTCGGTGACCTCGGCCACGACGTCCATGTCGCCGGCCTTCCACTCCTTCTCCCGCCGCTCGCGCTTGAGCTGGAGCTGCTTCTCCTGGTCGCGGAGGGCAGCCGCCTTCTCGAAGTCCTGCGCGTCGATCGCGGACTCCTTGTCGCGGCGGACGTTGGCGATCTTCTCGTCGTACTCGCGCAGGTCCGGCGGGGCGGTCATCCGGCGGATGCGCATCCGTGAACCGGCCTCGTCGATGAGGTCGATCGCCTTGTCGGGAAGGTAGCGGTCGCTGATGTAGCGGTCGGCCAGCTGCGCGGCGGCGACCAGCGCGCCATCGGTGATGGACACCCGGTGGTGCGCCTCGTAGCGGTCGCGCAGACCCTTGAGGATCTCGATCGTGTGGCTGAGCGAGGGCTCGGCCACCTGGATCGGCTGGAACCGGCGCTCCAGCGCCGCGTCCTTCTCGAGGTACTTGCGGTACTCGTCGAGGGTCGTGGCGCCGATGGTCTGCAGCTCGCCGCGGGCCAGCATCGGCTTGAGGATGCTGGCGGCGTCGATCGCGCCCTCGGCGGCACCCGCACCCACGAGCGTGTGCAGCTCGTCGATGAACAGGATGATGTCGCCGCGGGTGCGGATCTCCTTGAGCACCTTCTTCAGGCGCTCCTCGAAGTCACCGCGGTAGCGCGAACCGGCCACCAGGGCGCCGAGGTCAAGCGTGTAGAGCTGCTTGTCCTTCAGCGTCTCGGGCACCTCGCCTCTGACGATCTTCTGGGACAGGCCCTCGACGACGGCGGTCTTGCCGACGCCGGGCTCGCCGATCAGAACGGGGTTGTTCTTGGTCCTCCGGGAGAGGACCTGCATGACCCGCTCGATCTCCTTCTCGCGGCCGATGACCGGATCCAGCTTGCCCTCGCGGGCGGCCTGGGTCAGGTTGCGGCCGAACTGGTCGAGCACCAGGGACGTCGACGGGGCCGACTCCTGCGGGCCGCCGGCCGCGGCCGGCTCCTTGCCCTGGTAGCCGTGGAGCAACTGGATGACCTGCTGCCTGACACGGTTGAGATCTGCTCCAAGCTTGACCAGCACCTGGGCCGCCACACCCTCACCCTCGCGGATGAGCCCGAGCAGGATGTGCTCGGTGCCGATGTAGTTGTGACCCAGTTGCAGAGCCTCACGGAGCGACAGCTCAAGAACCTTCTTGGCCCGCGGGGTGAACGGAATGTGCCCCGACGGAGCCGACTGGCCCTGGCCGATGATCTCCTCGACCTGCTGACGCACACCCTCAAGGCTGATGCCCAGGCTCTCCAGAGCCTTGGCGGCTACGCCCTCTCCTTCATGGATCAAACCAAGAAGAATGTGCTCAGTGCCGATGTAGTTGTGGTTGAGCATCCTGGCTTCTTCTTGCGCCAGGACGACAACCCGCCTCGCTCGGTCGGTGAACCTCTCGAACATCTCGTCGCTCCTCACAGAGCGGTCAGTCAGGCCGGTTAATCCGGTCCCGTCATCCCGCATGCTAGCCCTGGCTCGGCGAACCGTGCCTCCTGCCGCTGACACGCTCTATAGCAGAGACGTTCCCCGAGAGCAGGGCGTTCACCCTCTATCCAACTACCGTTCGGGCGTGACGTGTTCCCGATACGCCGCAAGCGAACGATGTTTAGGGGATCTCGGTGAAGCGGCCGCAAATCACCACTTCGGCGCGGGCAGATCAACACGGATCGCCTTCGGACGCTTGAGCGAGCAGGCCCAGGGCGGCCCTCGCCCGTACATCGCGGATGTCGCGTCCGTAACCCATACGAGCTCATCCTACGTGCCGGACCCAAATCCCCGCCAATCCGATCGAGATAGCCGCCGGCACACGCCCGGAACGGCCCGCCGATACGGCCCGCCATTCCCGCCGGCCACCGCGAGGGCGGATCGCCGGCCCTCCCCCGCCTGCCGGATTCCCCGCCCGTGAGTCGCCCGGAGGATTCCTGCGGTTCGCGCGTGAGTGCGCGCCGGAATCGGGCAGTGCCGCGTGGATGGATCACAGCTCGCGACCCCGTACGAGCCCGCCCACGGCACGGAGCGGCGACACGCCGGGCGATCGGCCGCAGGGACCGCCCGGGGAGGGCGTCGTACGCGGGCGGGGGATGCACGCACGCGGCGACCGGTCCCGGCGAGCAGGGGCCCGGGACCGCGCCCGAGGGGCCGCGTACGCGTTCACAGGGCGGGCGGGGGGCCGGACGCGCGAGAACAGGGGCTGCCCGGACGGGCCTTCCAGGACCCGGGGAACGGGTGCCACCCGGGACGGGCCTCACGGTGACAGGACCCGGGGAAACGGGTGCCGTGGAACGGGCCCGGAAGAAACGCCAGCCCGTGGAGAACGGGAACGCCGCGGAACAGAGGCGTGGAGCAGAACAGTGCTCCGGACCGGCGACCGCGCACGGCGATGAGCCTGTGTGGAACGGGACAGGATGAAGAAACCTCTTTTGCCGGACGCCGGAGCAAAAGAGCTTGCGCCCACGGCATTCCCCGACAGGAAGGAGAGCGATCCGAGGCCCAAAAGCCCGCAAAAAGCGGGCAAGCGAAGATCATTCACCGTCGGGGTTGTCCAGCATTCGGGACGACCCCGAAAATGATCATGCGCTTATGGCGTTCGCCGGGGTCCGAGGCGAACGGCATAAGCGCATGGTCAGCGGAAGCCGCCCTCTCAGTGAGCCGCTTCGTACTTCTCCACGACGGTGGAGGCGATACGGCCCCGCTCGCTCACGGGCAGGCCGTGAGCCTTGGCCCACTGACGGATCTCCGAGCTCTTCTCGCGGCTCATCGCGCGCTGCCCGCCACGCCCCTTCTTCCGCGTGGACACGGCGCCGGCCCGGCGGGCGTGCTGCACGAAAGGTGAGAGGGCGTCCCGGAGCTTCTTGGCGTTAAGGTCGCTGAGGTCAATCTCATAGGAGGCGCCGTCAATAGCGAAGCTGACCGTCTCATTGGCCTCGCCGCCATCGAGGTCATCGATGAGAATCTCCTGGATCTGCTTGGCCATCTACGCAATCCTTTCCCGGAGCATTGTTTCATTCGCTGGCCCAAACATATACCCGGAAAGGCGCGGAGACAATTCAGCCCTGCAGGGATTCCCCTGACTCGCCGATCAGTTGCCCTACTCGGCCTGATCCCGGTGGTTTGGGCGCCGCCAGGACCCCTCCGCGCGGAGCAACTTCACCGCGCCAAAGATGAAGGCCCCACCGACGACCGCCGGCGGGATGAGCGCTGACAATACCTCTGTTACGGCTTGCATTCGTCCTCGCCTCCACAGCGGACAGGGGTTCGGCGGGCCGCCCTTAATGCCCACGCGGCGCGGCCGAGCATGAGCAGCCCTCATGCGGCATCAGGCGACAACGCCTGCACCCGACGATAGCGGCAGCCTCACGGGCTACGCGCGGCAGGGACACCGCATCGGCGACCCAGATGCCCCATAGCCTAATGCCAGTCTCTCCAGGCTCCTTACCGGATCAAGCGAAAATTTTGCGGAAAGGCGCCCGAGCAGCGACCTCGCCGGTCAACGAAGATCTTTGACGACCAGCGTTCCGGCAAGCCTGTCATGGGGCCCACGCTGCAACGGCCTGTCGATCAGGATGAGCATCCCGACGGCGAAGACGAGGATTCCGGCCAGCACATTGACGCCCGGAATGCCCATCAGCATGGCAGGTCCCGGATACACAAGCGAGCGTTTCAGCACAGCTCGCCGCGGAAGATCGTCCGGCACCACGTGAATCTTCATGATCGCCTTGCCGAACGTGCGCCCGCCCCGGGAAAGGGCGGACCAGTCGTAGCCGGCATAACCCAGCCCCGCCAGCAACCAGGCGAACACGCCGGGCAGCCGCCCCTGGAACGCGTCCAGCACCCCTACAGTCCGGAAGACACCCCACAGCGCGAGGAACAGAATGTAATAGAAGACCCCGAAGACGAGAGCTTCAATGAGCCGCGCGGCGAGCCGTTCCCACCATTCCGCGGGCACCGCGCCCGCCCGCGTCCCGGTCATAACCTCACCCCGCCCGTCGGCGAACCCGGCCGACTCCCATTTTGGTACGGCCCTCGCACACAAAACAGAGGCCGGCCAGCCGCCGACCTCTGTTCGCGCACCCGGGAGGGCTTACTTGACCTTCACCACCACCGTCCTGCCGACCTTGTCGGCGAACGTCTGCTGAAGCGGCTTGTCCCACAGCTGTGAGGCGCCGTTGACAGCCACGACCGCCCAGCCGAGCAGCGTCGCGAGGAACGTGATGGGGAAGCCGGTCAGGAGATAACCGCCCCAGGTCACGGCGGCCCGCTTGAGCGCCACGTCGGTGGCCAGACCATCGGGCGGCAGGGGCCCGCCGACCGGGACGATCTTGATGCCCATGACCATCTTGCCGACGGTCTGCCCCTTGGCCTTCGTCAGGAAGAACTCGTAGGCGATGTACAGCGCCGTGAGCACCAGCGCCAGCAGGAACGAGACCACGATGCCGCTGAGGCCGGGCGTGGGCCCGCTGTCCCAGCTGTAGCCGGCGAGCAGCAGCGTCGTGAAGATGATCGTCATCACGACGGTCACCACGCCGAAGATGACGCCGTCGATGACGCGCGCCACCAGCCGCTGCCACCACTCGGCCAGCGGGGCGGGAGCGCCGGGAGGCTGCACGCCCACCGGGCCGTAGCCGGGTTGCCCGTACTGGCCGGGCTGGCCGTAGCCGGGCTGCGGCTGCTGGCCGTAACCCGGCTGACCGTACTGCTGCCCGGAGGGGTCCTGCTGCCCGTAACCGGGCTGCGGCTGCTGACCGTAGCCCGGTTGGGCGTACCCCGGCTGACCGTACTGCTGGCCGGACGGCGGCTGCTGCCCGTAGGCGTACTGCTGGCCGGAGGGGTCCTGCGGGCCGTAGCCCGGCTGTGACTGCCCCTGCTGCCCGTAACCGGGCTGCGGCTGCTGGCCGTAACCCGGCTGGCCCTGCTGGCCGTAGTCGGGCTGCGAGGCCGGCTGCTGGCCGTACTGCGGCTGCTGGCCGTAACCCGGCTGCCCGTACTGCTGCCCCGAGGGGTCCTGCTGGCCGTAACCCGGCTGCCCGTACTGCTGCCCGGAGGGGTCCTGCTGGCCGTAACCCGGCTGCGACTGCCCCTGCTGCCCGTAACCGGGCTGCGGCTGCTGGCCGTAACCGGGCTGGCCCTGCTGGCCGTAGCCGGGCTGGCCCTGCCCGTAGTCGGGCTGCTGGCCGTACTGCGGCTGCTGACCGTAACCGGGCTGACCGTGGCCCGGCTGGCCGTACTGCTGGCCGGAGGGGTCCGGCTGGCCGTAGCCCGGCTGCCCGTACGGGGGCTGCGCGGGCTGGCCGTAGCCGGGCTGGCCGCCGTACTGGGGCTGGCCCTGGCCGTAGCCGGGCTGGGACTGCGCCTGCTGCCCGTAGCCGGGCTGGGCGTAGTCGTCGGCCCGGTAGCCCACGATCGTCGCGTCGGGGTCGGGCTCGCCGTGGGGGCGGTTGGGGTTGTGCTGTCCGTAGGGAGGAGATCCGGGAGCGTGCTCGCCGGAATCGTCCTGCGGATACGGCGGCTGTCCGGTGCTCACCGTGTCACCTCGCTTCGCGTGCGCGTGTGGCACGTGTCAGGACACATGCCTGTGCTGCCCAACGTATCGACATAGGTATCAACAATCACCTTTCCTGTGCGTCAAGGCCTGCGTCACCCGATGTCAGATGGAGCAGCATGCGGGTGTTGCCCAGGGTGTTCGGCTTGACGTGTTCGAGATCGAGGAACTCGGCCACACCCTCGTCGTACGAGGCCAGCAGTTCGGCGTAGACCTCAGGTGAGACGGGGGTGCCTTGAATGGGACGGAACCCGTGCCTGGCGAAGAAGTCGACCTCGAAAGTCAGGCAGAAAACCCGCCTGAGCCCCAGATCCCTCGCCGTGCGGATCAACGCGGAGACGATCCGGTGACCGATCCCCAGGCCCCGGGACGCGGGGTCCACGGCGACCGTGCGGATCTCCGCCAGATCCTCCCAGAGAACGTGCAGCGCGCCACACCCGACGACCTCGCCGCCCCGCTCGGCCACCCAGAACTCCTGGATGTCCTCGTACAGCGTGACGGTGGCCTTCTCCAGGAGGCGTGGACCCGCACCGGCGTAGGTGTCGACCAGGCGCCTGATCGTCCTGACATCGGACGTGCGGGCACGCCGCACCACGACTTCGGTGTCAGGGACTGTCACTTCGGCGACCTGCTCCATGGGTTACCAGCGTACAGATCCCATTACGGCTCATCCCAAAATCCCGCCCTGTCGACTCCATCCGGCATATCGCTCCGGACTACACAAGACGGGCCACCGGCGGCCCAAGCAACGGCAAACAGGGCGTAAAGTCGCCCTGGACGAGAGGACAGGACACCACCTTGTGACTCTTCGGTGGCTGAACCTCTACAGAGTTGGCAGTTCTGGTTGAGCACCAACCCAAGGTGCACTAGTGTCCAGCGACGATGTCACCCGCGCGTCCCGCGCGGAGACGCGCCCAATCCCCGCGCGGGGAACCGGGGACCCGCCGGTGGCGAGCTCGCCAGAGCGCCATCACTGGGGTGAGTCCGAGCTCCGGCTCGGTAGGGCTGCTCCGGCCCGAACCCGT is drawn from Nonomuraea muscovyensis and contains these coding sequences:
- a CDS encoding MarR family winged helix-turn-helix transcriptional regulator, translated to MSSDPPGFELPLRLLMGFRVLIDELHAELARQGHPELRPMHGFVMQAVGHGTTAVELGRTLGVSKQAAGKTIETLERAGYVERAVDPADTRRKLVRLTPRGIDALGRSARIFDTLRRRWADELGEDRLRALEADLRKVTPADLFRLDTPGWFGTL
- a CDS encoding TIM barrel protein, with the protein product MRLRHDDGTLVHLAYNAGVHPAEDLENLIAHLTRYAVPVRKRLGVERMGIGLWLSPTVADHLTADRIELVRLRRSLEERGLEVVSLNGTGGRNQEVPGPDWAKPERYRYTMALAKILAFLLPEDVRFGSISTIPIGWRRDWPADLHAIATRRLERLARELRGIYSVTGKTIRVGFEPWPGCVLETTEQALERVCGIDSEHLGVCLDACHLACGSEEAGEALRGLAAAGAPVVKLGHVHNHIGERSSTGAVLHDTLTAMLSGAVSGNAHIEVETHNLVVPGRAKGPGALVSVLAQELDWARTNLTGLGLQLAA
- a CDS encoding TetR/AcrR family transcriptional regulator, giving the protein MGLRELKKRQTRQAISDTATRLFLERGFEAVTVAEIAAAARVAKATVAGYFPRKEDLALDCHETFTADLARAVVARPEGESALAALRREFLAAVERREPGAGFSGPGFARMVAGSPALASRLRELHDLREDALARALAADTSAAPGDLTPRVVAAVLAAAHRTLFRHVLDLVAAGRSDQEIAAAATRSAHQVAGLLEASLADYAVREARS
- a CDS encoding RNA polymerase sigma factor, whose translation is MTDELLVLRAQLGERAAVAELVARWRVPVWTYVRRMLDAEQADDVTQEIWLAVVRGLPRLRDPGRFAPWLFTIARRSVTDRLRDQYTHGHEALAAHDTVTEDPVEAMVDRAELVSALAGLPVPEREILVLFYLEDLPVEDCAQICRIPTGTVKSRLNRARRLLRAHLEEKGHRP
- a CDS encoding ATP-dependent Clp protease ATP-binding subunit; its protein translation is MFERFTDRARRVVVLAQEEARMLNHNYIGTEHILLGLIHEGEGVAAKALESLGISLEGVRQQVEEIIGQGQSAPSGHIPFTPRAKKVLELSLREALQLGHNYIGTEHILLGLIREGEGVAAQVLVKLGADLNRVRQQVIQLLHGYQGKEPAAAGGPQESAPSTSLVLDQFGRNLTQAAREGKLDPVIGREKEIERVMQVLSRRTKNNPVLIGEPGVGKTAVVEGLSQKIVRGEVPETLKDKQLYTLDLGALVAGSRYRGDFEERLKKVLKEIRTRGDIILFIDELHTLVGAGAAEGAIDAASILKPMLARGELQTIGATTLDEYRKYLEKDAALERRFQPIQVAEPSLSHTIEILKGLRDRYEAHHRVSITDGALVAAAQLADRYISDRYLPDKAIDLIDEAGSRMRIRRMTAPPDLREYDEKIANVRRDKESAIDAQDFEKAAALRDQEKQLQLKRERREKEWKAGDMDVVAEVTEELIAEVLATATGIPVFKLTEEESQRLLRMEDELHKRIIGQDDAIKGLSRSIRRTRAGLKDPRRPGGSFIFAGPSGVGKTELSKALAEFLFGDEDALISLDMSEFMEKHTVSRLFGSPPGYVGYEEGGQLTEKVRRKPFSVVLFDEIEKAHPDIFNSLLQILEDGRLTDAQGRVVDFKNTVIIMTTNLGTRDISKGIGVGFAKSNDTESNYERMKAKVQEELKQHFRPEFLNRVDDIVVFHQLTPAEIIQIVDLMLAQVDARLKDRDMGLEVSPEAKQVLADRGYDPVMGARPLRRTIQRELEDSLSEKILYGELRPGQVVKVTIEGEGDNAKFIFTGENAPTQVPDSAAAIAGSIQR
- a CDS encoding histone-like nucleoid-structuring protein Lsr2; protein product: MAKQIQEILIDDLDGGEANETVSFAIDGASYEIDLSDLNAKKLRDALSPFVQHARRAGAVSTRKKGRGGQRAMSREKSSEIRQWAKAHGLPVSERGRIASTVVEKYEAAH
- a CDS encoding RDD family protein, encoding MTGTRAGAVPAEWWERLAARLIEALVFGVFYYILFLALWGVFRTVGVLDAFQGRLPGVFAWLLAGLGYAGYDWSALSRGGRTFGKAIMKIHVVPDDLPRRAVLKRSLVYPGPAMLMGIPGVNVLAGILVFAVGMLILIDRPLQRGPHDRLAGTLVVKDLR
- a CDS encoding RDD family protein; translation: MSTGQPPYPQDDSGEHAPGSPPYGQHNPNRPHGEPDPDATIVGYRADDYAQPGYGQQAQSQPGYGQGQPQYGGQPGYGQPAQPPYGQPGYGQPDPSGQQYGQPGHGQPGYGQQPQYGQQPDYGQGQPGYGQQGQPGYGQQPQPGYGQQGQSQPGYGQQDPSGQQYGQPGYGQQDPSGQQYGQPGYGQQPQYGQQPASQPDYGQQGQPGYGQQPQPGYGQQGQSQPGYGPQDPSGQQYAYGQQPPSGQQYGQPGYAQPGYGQQPQPGYGQQDPSGQQYGQPGYGQQPQPGYGQPGQYGQPGYGPVGVQPPGAPAPLAEWWQRLVARVIDGVIFGVVTVVMTIIFTTLLLAGYSWDSGPTPGLSGIVVSFLLALVLTALYIAYEFFLTKAKGQTVGKMVMGIKIVPVGGPLPPDGLATDVALKRAAVTWGGYLLTGFPITFLATLLGWAVVAVNGASQLWDKPLQQTFADKVGRTVVVKVK
- a CDS encoding amino-acid N-acetyltransferase — protein: MEQVAEVTVPDTEVVVRRARTSDVRTIRRLVDTYAGAGPRLLEKATVTLYEDIQEFWVAERGGEVVGCGALHVLWEDLAEIRTVAVDPASRGLGIGHRIVSALIRTARDLGLRRVFCLTFEVDFFARHGFRPIQGTPVSPEVYAELLASYDEGVAEFLDLEHVKPNTLGNTRMLLHLTSGDAGLDAQER